A DNA window from Staphylococcus warneri contains the following coding sequences:
- the rpoB gene encoding DNA-directed RNA polymerase subunit beta — MAGQVVQYGRHRKRRNYARISEVLELPNLIEIQTKSYDWFLKEGLLEMFRDISPIEDFTGNLSLEFVDYRLGEPKYDLEESKNRDATYAAPLRVKVRLIIKETGEVKEQEVFMGDFPLMTDTGTFVINGAERVIVSQLVRSPSVYFNEKLDKNGRENYDATIIPNRGAWLEYETDAKDVVYVRIDRTRKLPLTVLLRALGFSSDQEIVDLLGDSEYLRNTLEKDGTENTEQALLEIYERLRPGEPPTVENAKSLLYSRFFDPKRYDLASVGRYKANKKLHLKHRLFNQKLAEPIVNSETGEIVVEEGTVLDRRKLDEIMDVLEANANSEVFELEGTVIDEPVEIQSIKVYVPNDDEGRTTTVIGNALPDSEVKCITPADIIASMSYFFNLLSGIGYTDDIDHLGNRRLRSVGELLQNQFRIGLSRMERVVRERMSIQDTDSITPQQLINIRPVIASIKEFFGSSQLSQFMDQANPLAELTHKRRLSALGPGGLTRERAQMEVRDVHYSHYGRMCPIETPEGPNIGLINSLSSYARVNEFGFIETPYRKVDLDTNAITDQIDYLTADEEDSYVVAQANSRLDENGRFIDDEVVCRFRGNNTVMAKEKMDYMDVSPKQVVSAATACIPFLENDDSNRALMGANMQRQAVPLMNPEAPFVGTGMEHVAARDSGAAITANHRGRVEHVESNEILVRRLVEQDGQEYEGELDRYPLAKFKRSNSGTCYNQRPIVAAGDIVEYNEILADGPSMELGEMALGRNVVVGFMTWDGYNYEDAVIMSERLVKDDVYTSIHIEEYESEARDTKLGPEEITRDIPNVSESALKNLDERGIVYVGAEVKDGDILVGKVTPKGVTELTAEERLLHAIFGEKAREVRDTSLRVPHGAGGIVLDVKVFNREEGDDTLSPGVNQLVRVYIVQKRKIHVGDKMCGRHGNKGVISKIVPEEDMPYLPDGRPIDIMLNPLGVPSRMNIGQVLELHLGMAAKNLGIHVASPVFDGANDDDVWSTIEEAGMARDGKTVLYDGRTGEPFDNRISVGVMYMLKLAHMVDDKLHARSTGPYSLVTQQPLGGKAQFGGQRFGEMEVWALEAYGAAYTLQEILTYKSDDTVGRVKTYESIVKGENISRPSVPESFRVLMKELQSLGLDVKVMDEQDNEIEMADIEDEDVTERKVDLQQKDAPESQKETTD, encoded by the coding sequence TTGGCAGGTCAAGTTGTCCAATATGGAAGACATCGTAAACGTAGAAACTACGCGAGAATTTCAGAAGTATTAGAATTACCGAACTTAATAGAAATTCAAACAAAATCTTACGATTGGTTCCTTAAAGAAGGTTTATTAGAAATGTTTAGAGACATTTCTCCGATTGAAGATTTCACAGGAAACCTATCTTTAGAATTTGTAGATTATAGATTAGGTGAACCAAAATACGACTTAGAAGAATCAAAAAACCGTGACGCTACTTATGCTGCACCTCTTCGTGTAAAAGTACGTCTTATTATTAAAGAAACTGGCGAAGTGAAAGAGCAAGAAGTATTTATGGGTGATTTCCCATTAATGACTGATACAGGTACATTTGTAATTAATGGTGCAGAACGTGTTATCGTATCACAATTAGTACGTTCACCATCCGTATATTTCAATGAAAAACTTGATAAAAACGGACGTGAAAACTACGATGCAACTATCATTCCTAACCGTGGTGCATGGTTAGAATATGAAACTGATGCTAAAGATGTAGTTTATGTACGTATTGATAGAACTCGTAAATTACCATTAACTGTATTGTTAAGAGCATTAGGTTTCTCTAGTGACCAAGAAATCGTTGATTTACTTGGCGACAGTGAATACTTACGCAATACGCTTGAAAAAGATGGTACTGAAAATACTGAACAAGCATTATTAGAAATTTATGAGCGTTTACGCCCTGGCGAACCACCAACAGTTGAAAATGCTAAAAGTTTATTATATTCACGTTTCTTCGATCCAAAACGTTATGACTTAGCAAGCGTTGGTCGTTATAAAGCTAATAAAAAACTTCACTTAAAACACCGTTTATTCAATCAAAAATTAGCAGAACCAATTGTTAATAGTGAAACGGGTGAAATTGTTGTTGAAGAAGGTACAGTTCTTGATCGTCGTAAGTTAGACGAGATCATGGATGTATTAGAAGCAAATGCTAATAGTGAAGTGTTCGAACTAGAAGGAACAGTGATTGATGAACCAGTTGAAATTCAATCAATTAAAGTATATGTTCCAAATGATGATGAAGGTCGTACAACTACAGTGATCGGTAATGCGTTACCGGATTCTGAAGTTAAATGTATTACACCAGCTGACATCATTGCTTCAATGAGTTACTTCTTTAACTTATTAAGTGGTATTGGTTATACAGACGATATTGACCATTTAGGTAATCGTCGTTTACGTTCAGTAGGCGAACTATTACAAAACCAATTCCGTATTGGTTTATCAAGAATGGAGCGTGTGGTACGTGAAAGAATGTCTATTCAAGACACTGATTCAATCACACCACAACAATTAATCAATATTCGCCCAGTTATTGCATCAATAAAAGAATTCTTTGGTAGTTCTCAATTATCACAATTCATGGACCAAGCTAACCCATTAGCAGAGTTGACACATAAACGTCGTTTATCTGCTTTAGGACCTGGTGGTTTAACACGTGAACGTGCACAAATGGAGGTACGTGACGTACACTATTCTCACTATGGTCGTATGTGTCCAATTGAAACGCCAGAGGGTCCAAACATTGGATTAATCAACTCATTATCTAGTTATGCACGTGTAAACGAATTTGGTTTCATTGAAACACCATATCGTAAAGTGGATTTAGACACTAATGCGATTACAGACCAAATTGATTATTTAACTGCTGACGAAGAAGATAGTTATGTTGTTGCCCAAGCGAATTCACGTTTAGATGAAAACGGACGTTTCATAGATGACGAAGTAGTTTGTCGTTTCCGTGGTAATAACACAGTAATGGCTAAAGAAAAAATGGATTACATGGACGTTTCACCTAAGCAGGTTGTTTCAGCCGCTACAGCTTGTATTCCATTCTTAGAAAACGATGACTCTAACCGTGCATTAATGGGTGCGAACATGCAACGTCAAGCAGTACCATTGATGAATCCTGAAGCACCATTCGTTGGTACAGGTATGGAGCATGTTGCTGCGCGTGACTCTGGTGCGGCAATTACAGCTAACCACAGAGGTCGTGTTGAACATGTTGAGTCTAATGAAATCTTAGTACGTCGATTAGTAGAACAAGACGGTCAAGAGTATGAAGGTGAATTAGATCGCTATCCATTAGCGAAATTCAAACGTTCAAACTCAGGTACATGTTACAACCAACGCCCAATTGTTGCTGCAGGTGACATTGTTGAATACAACGAAATCTTAGCCGATGGTCCTTCAATGGAATTAGGTGAAATGGCCTTAGGTCGTAACGTAGTTGTAGGATTCATGACATGGGATGGTTACAACTATGAGGATGCTGTTATCATGAGTGAGCGTCTAGTTAAAGATGACGTATACACTTCTATCCATATTGAAGAATATGAATCAGAAGCACGTGATACTAAACTAGGACCTGAAGAAATTACTCGTGATATTCCTAACGTTTCTGAAAGTGCACTTAAAAACTTAGACGAACGTGGTATTGTATATGTCGGTGCTGAAGTTAAAGATGGAGATATCTTAGTAGGTAAAGTAACGCCTAAAGGGGTTACAGAGCTTACAGCTGAAGAAAGATTATTACATGCTATCTTTGGTGAAAAAGCACGTGAAGTACGTGATACATCATTACGTGTACCACACGGTGCTGGCGGTATCGTATTAGATGTTAAAGTCTTCAATCGTGAAGAAGGAGACGACACATTATCACCAGGTGTTAACCAATTAGTACGTGTTTACATCGTTCAAAAACGTAAAATTCACGTCGGAGATAAAATGTGTGGTCGTCATGGTAATAAAGGTGTCATCTCAAAAATCGTTCCAGAAGAAGATATGCCATATTTACCAGACGGACGTCCAATTGACATCATGTTAAACCCACTAGGTGTACCATCACGTATGAACATCGGACAAGTTCTTGAATTACATTTAGGTATGGCTGCTAAAAACTTAGGCATCCATGTTGCATCTCCAGTATTCGATGGTGCTAATGATGATGACGTATGGTCAACTATCGAAGAAGCTGGCATGGCACGTGACGGTAAAACTGTATTATACGATGGTCGAACTGGTGAACCATTCGACAACCGTATTTCAGTAGGTGTTATGTACATGCTTAAACTTGCACACATGGTTGACGATAAATTACATGCGCGTTCAACTGGTCCATACTCATTAGTAACGCAACAACCACTAGGTGGTAAAGCACAATTTGGTGGACAACGTTTCGGTGAGATGGAGGTATGGGCACTTGAAGCATATGGTGCTGCATACACATTACAAGAAATCTTGACTTATAAATCAGATGATACAGTAGGTCGTGTTAAAACATATGAATCTATTGTTAAAGGCGAAAATATCTCTAGACCAAGTGTTCCTGAATCATTCCGAGTATTGATGAAAGAATTACAAAGTTTAGGATTAGACGTCAAAGTGATGGATGAGCAAGATAACGAAATCGAAATGGCCGACATTGAAGATGAAGATGTAACAGAACGCAAAGTAGATTTACAACAAAAAGATGCGCCAGAATCACAAAAAGAAACTACTGATTAA
- a CDS encoding class I SAM-dependent methyltransferase, with product MSHYYDENPEVKSDEKQITYECYQHSINLTTDNGVFSRDKVDFGSDLLIQTFLKANPPGPSKTIADVGCGYGPIGLMIAKVSPHHHITMLDVNRRALELAKKNKKKNHIENADIFESDGMTQVDNNQFDFVLTNPPIRAGKTVVHRIFEEAYQKLKSNGELFVVIQKKQGMPSAKKKMDELFNNVEVVNKSKGYYILKSVKA from the coding sequence ATGAGTCATTACTACGACGAAAATCCGGAAGTAAAAAGTGATGAAAAACAAATTACTTATGAATGTTATCAACATTCTATTAATTTAACAACAGATAATGGTGTGTTTTCTAGAGATAAAGTGGATTTTGGATCTGATTTACTAATCCAAACATTCTTGAAAGCAAATCCTCCTGGACCGAGTAAAACAATTGCTGATGTAGGTTGTGGATATGGTCCAATTGGACTAATGATTGCTAAAGTATCACCACATCACCATATTACAATGTTAGACGTCAATCGTAGAGCATTAGAATTAGCTAAAAAGAATAAAAAGAAAAATCATATTGAAAATGCGGATATTTTCGAAAGTGATGGCATGACTCAGGTTGATAATAACCAATTTGATTTTGTGTTAACAAATCCGCCAATCAGGGCGGGCAAAACTGTCGTTCATCGTATTTTTGAAGAAGCGTATCAAAAATTGAAAAGTAATGGCGAATTATTTGTTGTTATTCAAAAAAAGCAAGGTATGCCTTCAGCTAAAAAGAAAATGGATGAATTATTTAACAATGTGGAAGTTGTGAATAAAAGCAAAGGATACTATATATTGAAAAGCGTAAAAGCTTGA
- the rplL gene encoding 50S ribosomal protein L7/L12: MANQEQIIEAIKEMSVLELNDLVKAIEEEFGVTAAAPVAAAGAAGGGEAAAEKTEFDVELTSAGSSKIKVVKAVKEATGLGLKDAKELVDGAPKVIKEAMPKEDAEKLKEQLEEVGATVELK; this comes from the coding sequence ATGGCTAATCAAGAACAAATCATTGAAGCAATTAAAGAAATGTCAGTTTTAGAATTAAACGATTTAGTAAAAGCAATTGAAGAAGAATTTGGTGTAACTGCAGCAGCTCCAGTAGCAGCAGCAGGTGCAGCTGGCGGCGGAGAAGCAGCAGCTGAAAAAACTGAATTTGATGTTGAATTAACTTCAGCTGGATCTTCAAAAATCAAAGTTGTTAAAGCTGTTAAAGAAGCAACTGGCTTAGGATTAAAAGATGCTAAAGAATTAGTAGACGGAGCTCCTAAAGTAATCAAAGAAGCTATGCCTAAAGAAGACGCTGAAAAACTTAAAGAACAATTAGAAGAAGTTGGAGCTACAGTAGAATTAAAATAG
- the rplJ gene encoding 50S ribosomal protein L10: MSAIIEAKKQLVDTIADQLKNSVSTVIVDYRGLTVAEVTELRKQLREAGVEYKVYKNTMVRRAAEKAGIEGLDEFLTGPTAIATSTEDVVAPAKVIAGFAKEHEALEVKSGVMEGNVISAEEVKTVGSLPSHDGLVSMLLSVLQAPVRNFAYAVKAVGEQKEESAE, from the coding sequence ATGTCTGCTATCATTGAAGCTAAAAAACAATTAGTTGATACTATTGCTGATCAACTTAAAAACTCAGTTTCAACAGTGATCGTTGACTACCGTGGATTAACAGTAGCTGAAGTTACTGAATTACGTAAACAATTACGTGAAGCTGGTGTTGAGTATAAAGTATACAAAAACACAATGGTACGTCGCGCAGCTGAAAAAGCTGGAATCGAAGGCTTAGATGAATTCTTAACAGGTCCAACTGCTATTGCAACTTCAACAGAAGATGTTGTAGCTCCAGCAAAAGTTATTGCAGGATTTGCTAAAGAACATGAAGCTTTAGAAGTTAAATCAGGCGTTATGGAAGGAAATGTTATTTCAGCAGAAGAAGTTAAAACTGTTGGTTCATTACCTTCACACGACGGTCTTGTATCTATGCTTTTATCTGTATTACAAGCTCCAGTACGCAACTTCGCTTATGCGGTTAAAGCTGTTGGAGAACAAAAAGAAGAAAGCGCTGAATAA
- the rplA gene encoding 50S ribosomal protein L1, with product MAKKGKKYQEAANKVDRTQYYSVEEAIKLAKETSIANFDASVEVAFRLGIDTRKNDQQIRGAVVLPNGTGKSQRVLVFAKGDKITEAEEAGADYVGESDYVQKIQQGWFDFDVVVATPDMMGEVGKLGRVLGPKGLMPNPKTGTVTMDVKKAVEEIKAGKVEYRAEKAGIVHASIGKVSFSDEKLVENFKALQDVLAKAKPSSSKGTYFKSVAVTTTMGPGVKVDTASFKL from the coding sequence ATGGCTAAAAAAGGTAAAAAGTATCAAGAAGCAGCTAATAAAGTTGACCGTACTCAATACTATAGTGTTGAAGAAGCAATCAAATTAGCTAAAGAAACAAGCATTGCTAACTTTGACGCATCAGTTGAAGTTGCATTCCGTTTAGGAATTGATACACGTAAAAATGACCAACAAATCCGTGGTGCAGTCGTGCTACCAAACGGAACTGGTAAATCACAACGTGTATTAGTATTCGCAAAAGGTGACAAAATCACTGAAGCTGAAGAAGCAGGCGCAGATTACGTAGGTGAATCTGATTACGTACAAAAAATCCAACAAGGTTGGTTCGACTTTGACGTAGTAGTTGCTACTCCAGACATGATGGGCGAAGTTGGTAAACTTGGTCGTGTATTAGGACCTAAAGGTTTAATGCCAAACCCTAAAACTGGTACTGTAACTATGGATGTTAAAAAAGCTGTTGAAGAAATCAAAGCTGGTAAAGTTGAATATCGTGCTGAAAAAGCTGGTATCGTACATGCTTCTATCGGTAAAGTTTCATTTAGCGATGAAAAATTAGTTGAAAACTTCAAAGCCTTACAAGATGTATTAGCAAAAGCTAAACCATCTTCATCTAAAGGTACTTACTTCAAATCTGTTGCTGTTACAACAACAATGGGTCCTGGAGTAAAAGTTGATACTGCTTCATTCAAACTATAA
- the rplK gene encoding 50S ribosomal protein L11, whose amino-acid sequence MAKKVEKVVKLQIPAGKANPAPPVGPALGQAGVNIMGFCKEFNARTQEQAGLIIPVEISVYEDRSFTFITKTPPAPVLLKKAAGVEKGSGEPNKNKVASVTKDQVREIANSKMQDLNAADEEAAMRIIEGTARSMGITVE is encoded by the coding sequence GTGGCTAAAAAAGTAGAAAAAGTAGTTAAATTACAAATTCCTGCAGGTAAAGCAAATCCAGCACCACCAGTTGGTCCAGCATTAGGTCAAGCAGGTGTGAATATTATGGGATTCTGTAAAGAGTTCAATGCACGTACTCAAGAACAAGCAGGTTTAATCATTCCGGTAGAAATTAGTGTATATGAAGACCGTTCATTTACATTCATTACAAAAACTCCACCGGCTCCAGTACTACTTAAAAAAGCAGCTGGCGTTGAAAAAGGTTCAGGCGAACCTAACAAAAACAAAGTTGCTTCAGTAACTAAAGATCAAGTACGTGAAATTGCTAACAGCAAAATGCAAGACTTAAATGCTGCTGACGAAGAAGCAGCTATGCGTATTATCGAAGGTACTGCTCGTAGTATGGGTATCACTGTAGAATAA
- the nusG gene encoding transcription termination/antitermination protein NusG, with the protein MSEEVGAKRWYAVHTYSGYENKVKKNLEKRVESMNMTEQIFRVVIPEEEETQVKDGKAKKLVKKTFPGYVLVELVMTDESWYVVRNTPGVTGFVGSAGAGSKPNPLLPEEVRFILKQMGLKEKTIDVELDVGEQVRIKSGPFANQVGEVQEIEAEKFKLTVLVDMFGRETPVEVEFDQIEKL; encoded by the coding sequence ATGTCTGAAGAAGTAGGCGCAAAGCGTTGGTATGCAGTGCATACATACTCAGGATATGAAAATAAAGTTAAAAAGAATCTTGAAAAAAGAGTAGAATCAATGAATATGACAGAACAAATCTTTAGAGTTGTCATACCTGAAGAAGAAGAAACACAAGTTAAAGACGGTAAAGCAAAAAAACTTGTGAAGAAAACATTCCCTGGTTATGTACTAGTTGAACTTGTAATGACAGATGAGTCATGGTACGTAGTAAGAAATACACCAGGTGTGACTGGATTTGTCGGTTCAGCTGGAGCTGGTTCAAAACCTAACCCATTACTTCCAGAAGAAGTTCGCTTTATACTTAAACAAATGGGATTAAAAGAAAAAACAATCGATGTCGAGTTAGATGTTGGAGAGCAAGTACGTATTAAATCTGGACCATTCGCAAACCAAGTCGGAGAAGTTCAAGAGATTGAAGCGGAAAAATTCAAATTAACAGTATTAGTTGACATGTTTGGACGTGAAACACCAGTAGAAGTAGAATTCGATCAAATCGAAAAATTATAG
- the secE gene encoding preprotein translocase subunit SecE: MAKKESFFQGVKSEMEKTSWPTKEELFKYTVIVVSTVIFFLVFFYALDLGITALKNLLIG, encoded by the coding sequence GTGGCTAAAAAAGAAAGCTTTTTTCAAGGTGTAAAATCAGAAATGGAAAAGACGAGTTGGCCAACTAAAGAAGAATTGTTTAAATATACTGTTATTGTAGTATCAACAGTAATATTCTTCTTAGTCTTTTTCTATGCCTTAGATTTAGGAATTACAGCATTGAAAAATTTATTAATAGGTTAG
- the rpmG gene encoding 50S ribosomal protein L33, which translates to MKKVPLNCEECGNRNYHVPKKEGSAVRLTLKKYCSRCNTHTVHKESK; encoded by the coding sequence GTGAAAAAAGTACCCTTGAATTGTGAAGAGTGTGGCAATAGAAATTATCATGTACCCAAAAAAGAAGGTTCAGCAGTACGATTGACCCTTAAGAAATACTGTTCAAGATGCAATACTCATACAGTACATAAAGAATCAAAATAA
- a CDS encoding sigma-70 family RNA polymerase sigma factor → MTHKNNNLKQQLLLSKSQQLDIELKAILQQFNSFIMRRINYISQNDFEKDDLYQEVLIKIYLALERHHFQYDDSFIKYISRLIKSVKCDYYRRHYTQQKRYTNVVNDAVVEYQTNLLNRDRVEREILTCEAIKLLNAACEKLTKQEREVFEFYSKGYKPKEIAHLLGIKDKVVYNAIQRCKMKIRHHLEYKLK, encoded by the coding sequence ATGACACATAAGAATAACAACTTGAAACAACAATTATTATTGTCAAAGTCACAACAATTAGATATAGAATTAAAAGCGATACTTCAACAATTCAATTCTTTTATTATGAGAAGAATTAATTATATTTCTCAAAATGATTTTGAAAAAGACGACCTTTATCAAGAAGTGCTCATCAAAATATATCTAGCGCTTGAGCGCCATCATTTTCAATATGATGATTCGTTTATAAAATATATATCGCGGCTCATCAAATCAGTTAAATGTGATTACTATCGACGGCATTACACTCAACAGAAGCGATATACGAATGTAGTTAATGATGCTGTGGTTGAATATCAAACGAACCTGCTTAATAGAGATCGAGTTGAAAGAGAAATATTAACATGTGAAGCAATCAAACTATTGAACGCGGCGTGTGAGAAATTAACTAAACAAGAACGAGAAGTATTTGAATTTTATAGTAAAGGTTATAAACCAAAAGAAATCGCACATTTACTAGGTATAAAAGACAAAGTAGTTTACAATGCGATACAACGTTGTAAAATGAAAATAAGACATCATTTAGAATATAAATTAAAATAA
- a CDS encoding NYN domain-containing protein, with protein sequence MKERYLIIDGYNMIGQSPTLSKIAKENLEEAREQLIDAIANYNAVIADEIVCVFDAYEQSGIEREYMYHGVKTVFTKEKETADSFIERYVYELYDKHTTHITVVTSDMSEQHAIFGSGAYRVSSREMWRDLRENQITVSKSLEDITETKPRTRIPLSEDILAEFEKIRRGNHKKD encoded by the coding sequence ATGAAAGAACGTTATTTAATAATTGATGGGTATAACATGATTGGCCAATCACCAACATTAAGTAAAATCGCCAAAGAAAACTTAGAAGAGGCGAGAGAGCAACTCATTGATGCAATAGCAAACTATAATGCTGTTATTGCCGATGAAATTGTTTGTGTCTTTGATGCGTATGAACAATCTGGCATAGAAAGAGAATACATGTATCATGGCGTGAAAACTGTATTTACTAAAGAAAAGGAAACAGCAGATAGTTTTATTGAACGGTATGTATATGAATTATACGATAAACATACAACGCATATTACAGTTGTGACGAGTGATATGAGTGAACAACATGCTATTTTTGGTTCAGGTGCTTATCGCGTATCTTCGAGAGAAATGTGGAGAGATTTGAGAGAAAATCAAATAACGGTGAGTAAATCCCTCGAAGATATTACAGAAACTAAACCAAGAACTCGAATTCCGCTATCAGAAGATATACTTGCAGAATTTGAAAAAATAAGAAGAGGAAACCATAAAAAAGACTGA
- the rlmB gene encoding 23S rRNA (guanosine(2251)-2'-O)-methyltransferase RlmB, with translation MEDIVIVGRHAVKEAIISGHSINKILIQDGIKKQQINDILKNAKDQKLIVQTVPKSKLDFLSTAPHQGVAALVAPYEYADFDQFLKQQQEKDGLSTVIILDGLEDPHNLGSILRTSDASGVDGVIIPKRRSVSLTQTVAKASTGAIQHVPVIRVTNLAKTIDELKNNGFWVAGTEANNATDYRDLEADMSLAIVIGSEGQGMSRLVSDKCDFYIKIPMVGHVNSLNASVAASLMMYEVFRKRHSNGDK, from the coding sequence GTGGAAGATATAGTCATCGTTGGTAGACATGCAGTAAAGGAAGCTATTATTTCAGGTCATTCTATAAATAAAATTTTGATTCAAGACGGTATAAAAAAACAACAAATTAACGACATTTTAAAAAATGCAAAAGATCAAAAACTAATTGTACAAACAGTACCAAAATCCAAATTAGATTTTTTATCAACTGCACCTCATCAGGGCGTAGCAGCATTAGTAGCACCATATGAATACGCAGATTTTGATCAGTTTTTGAAGCAACAACAAGAAAAAGATGGTTTATCTACCGTTATCATTCTAGATGGGTTAGAAGATCCACATAATCTTGGATCAATATTAAGAACGTCTGACGCATCAGGTGTGGATGGGGTGATTATCCCTAAACGTCGTTCTGTTTCATTAACTCAAACTGTTGCTAAAGCATCTACAGGTGCTATTCAACATGTGCCAGTGATTAGAGTGACAAATTTAGCCAAAACGATTGATGAATTAAAAAACAATGGTTTTTGGGTTGCAGGTACCGAAGCGAATAACGCAACGGATTATAGAGATTTAGAAGCTGATATGTCATTAGCAATTGTAATTGGTAGTGAAGGGCAAGGTATGAGTAGATTAGTAAGTGATAAATGTGATTTTTATATTAAAATTCCTATGGTCGGTCATGTGAATAGTTTAAATGCATCTGTTGCTGCTAGTTTAATGATGTATGAGGTATTCCGTAAAAGACACTCGAACGGAGATAAATAA
- a CDS encoding Mini-ribonuclease 3 yields MNIKLLNPLTLAYMGDAVLDQHVRKYIVLKLRSKPNRLHQMSKLYVSAKSQAQTLETLIEEAWFTEEEMDILKRGRNAKSYTKAKNTDVQTYRKSSALEAVIGFLYLEHREERLKVLLDKIIEIVNERS; encoded by the coding sequence ATGAATATTAAATTACTGAACCCGTTAACATTAGCTTATATGGGAGATGCCGTTTTAGATCAGCATGTTCGAAAATATATCGTACTCAAATTGCGAAGTAAACCCAATCGATTACATCAAATGTCTAAGTTATATGTCTCAGCTAAAAGCCAAGCGCAGACACTTGAAACACTTATTGAGGAAGCATGGTTTACTGAAGAAGAAATGGATATATTAAAGAGAGGGCGCAATGCTAAAAGTTATACTAAAGCTAAAAATACAGACGTTCAAACGTATCGTAAAAGTTCTGCATTAGAAGCGGTAATTGGCTTTTTGTATCTAGAACATAGAGAAGAAAGATTAAAGGTATTACTAGATAAAATCATAGAAATAGTTAACGAGAGGTCGTGA